A part of Saccopteryx bilineata isolate mSacBil1 chromosome 12, mSacBil1_pri_phased_curated, whole genome shotgun sequence genomic DNA contains:
- the MARCKS gene encoding myristoylated alanine-rich C-kinase substrate encodes MGAQFSKTAAKGEAAAERPGEAAVASSPSKANGQENGHVKVNGDASPAAAEPGAKEELQANGSAPAADKEEPAASGSGAASPAAAEKEEPAASEAGASPAEKEAPAEGEAAEPGSPTAAEGEAASATSSTSSPKAEDGAAPSPSNETPKKKKKRFSFKKSFKLSGFSFKKNKKEVGEGGEAEGAAGAAAEGGKDEAAGAAAEAGAGPGEQAGAPGEEAAAGAEGAAGGDPQEAKPEEAAVAPEKPPAGEEAKAAEEPAKADEKAEEAGASAAACEAPSAAGPGASPEPEAAPAEEAAAASASSACAAPSQEAQPECSPEAPPAEAAE; translated from the exons ATGGGTGCCCAGTTCTCCAAGACCGCTGCGAAGGGAGAAGCCGCCGCGGAGAGGCCCGGGGAGGCAGCTGTGGCCTCGTCGCCTTCCAAAGCGAATGGGCAG GAAAATGGCCACGTGAAGGTAAACGGCGACGCTTCTCCCGCGGCCGCCGAGCCGGGCGCCAAGGAGGAGCTGCAAGCCAACGGCAGCGCCCCGGCCGCCGACAAGGAGGAGCCCGCGGCCTCCGGGAGCGGGGCGGCGTCGCCCGCCGCGGCCGAGAAAGAGGAGCCGGCCGCCAGCGAGGCCGGGGCCAGCCCCGCGGAGAAGGAGGCTCCCGCGGAGGGCGAGGCCGCCGAGCCCGGCTCGCCCACGGCCGCGGAGGGCGAGGCCGCCTCGGCCACCTCCTCGACGTCCTCGCCCAAGGCCGAGGACGGGGCCGCGCCCTCGCCCAGCAACGAGACcccgaaaaaaaaaaagaagcgctTTTCCTTCAAGAAGTCTTTCAAGTTGAGCGGCTTCTCCTTCAAGAAGAACAagaaggaggtgggagagggcgGTGAGGCCGAGGGCGCAGCCGGCGCCGCCGCCGAAGGCGGCAAGGACGAGGCCGCCGGGGCCGCCGCAGAGGCGGGCGCGGGGCCCGGCGAGCAGGCGGGGGCGCCGGGCGAGGAGGCCGCCGCGGGCGCGGAGGGGGCAGCGGGGGGCGACCCGCAGGAGGCCAAGCCCGAGGAGGCCGCCGTCGCGCCCGAGAAGCCGCCCGCCGGGGAGGAGGCCAAGGCCGCCGAGGAGCCCGCCAAGGCCGACGAGAAGGCCGAGGAGGCCGGGGCCAGCGCCGCCGCGTGCGAGGCGCCCTCGGCCGCGGGGCCGGGCGCGTCCCCGGAGCCCGAGGCGGCGCCCGCGGAGGAGGCGGCGGCCGCGTCAGCCTCGTCAGCCTGCGCAGCCCCCTCCCAGGAGGCCCAGCCCGAGTGCAGTCCGGAAGCCCCCCCGGCGGAGGCGGCAGAGTAA